Part of the Panicum virgatum strain AP13 chromosome 4N, P.virgatum_v5, whole genome shotgun sequence genome is shown below.
gggacaCTACTGGAGGACAACCCATGACGCTACAGTTGCAGCATTCACAAACGCATTAAAgtatgcaataatgcagattcttcATATAGTAACGTCCCAAGTGAGCACACAGTAAATAGCCgaacatcccgggttttatttccGAAGTTATtttgggtgcaatcagtgtggcgtattcaattgtatcatttttctgggattttactcgaaaaagaggtcttttcgaataccggatctgatgaatcctgcaaatattcTAAAGAATAAAATCTGATCCCACGCCTTAAATCCTTAAGTCCAAATCttagctcgggggctactcgcagcacaagggattttgatttaaggcttgAGGGCTGCGAGATATgcgcatcagagatttatttttcaatttttttggaaaataatgaaggaaaaagactgaagtgaccctcagcctgattctgcgattcaacctaaggctcgggggctactccatatggagcgcgagtacttcgcgtaccatatatgatcaagatttcggggcttgagcacctgacagcctcgaagcaaccggAAGTATTTGAatgactactcgacgtatctgaaggaaggcccagaagcaaccagaagtacgttctgactacttgaagtactcgaagacgcccaccaagtactcgacgcctacaGGACTTggctatgaagagctcggggacttgtcagacccgggacagcgagactgcttataggcatagaatgttctagaataaggaatagcttatggatgtaccttatctcttttgtaactacccgaataggcgtagaactagctgcagtacaaaggaaactacccgattgtgttatagcaggactccaactgtactcggctaggactttccatgtaactctgtCCCTCCgtatatataagggcgggcagagaCCCcttccaaacaatcatcaacacctaaggctatacaaacaaccacacatgacgtagggtattacgcaactcgtggcccgaacctgtctaaatctttgtgttccttataCCATCGAGTTCctgagcagtcgatccctacctacaaaccttgcTGTTAAGGGTATCCCTTatcaggcttggcggtaaacaccgacacaaaAAGGGCCTGGAGCAGAGGGGCCGTGAGGAAGGAGATGGCCAGATGGGGATGGGGGAGGGGAGCGAGataagaggagaggagggaaaaaggaaaagaaaaagaaaaaaaaaagagaggagaaaaaaaaagaaaaagaaaaagagacgGGCAATTTAGACATTTTACAACCACAATTCAACAGGTGAAGttgttttgccaaatattttgcaaaactgctccagctccaccagagaTGCCGCTCCACTAGAGGagctggagccggagccggagccggagctctgccaaacaggCCCCTAGTGGCCATATGTGCGGGCACATAGAGGAGAGGGGGAATTTGAGGAATTTCAAGCTGCGCGCATATGGTGCTGACCGGCGGGCAATGCCGGCGTGGCGCGGGCATTGGATGGTGCTGCGCCTATGCGTGTGGCTGCGaaggcgccgccgccaagcAGCAGCTTGTTGAGCGAGCGAGACAGAGGGACCACCACTGAGGGGCGCCGTCGCCTAGCAGCAGCTCGTCgagcgagcgaggcggaggGAGCACCGCCGAGGGGGATATGTTGCTGGGCAGTAGCTTGTTgagcgagcgaggcggaggGAGCGGCGCAGGAGGGCGGGATCGCGAGGATGGCGATCGAGAGTGGTTGGGTAAAAATAGCTAGTGCGAACGGTGGAATGCTGAGTGGGATACCGAGGCGAGGTAGATAGAGAATTTGTTGGATTCTAGgcaatttctttatttttacctttttcatttaattttgaaagatttttggagatgctctcagATGTTAACGTATCTttcttttatataaaaaattggGGAGTAAAGAAAATGAAGGGAAGAGAAAGTGGGAGCACAGAAGAAGTTGCGGGCTTGCGGCCCGTAGGGGCAAGGCCCACGAGGCCACGGTTTAGGCGCggctttttaatttttatatttttcaaaaatgttttttacataaatatatttttgatttcataatttacagttttatatcCGTACCGCCCGGCTGCGAGGtggccggccccctgccgccccccgccGGACGGTAGgtacctatatgtaaataaaatttaatttttcttgCCACCGGGCGGCAGGCACCGGCCACCCTCTGGCTTGGCGGCGGGCCCCTGTCCTAAAATAAACAAAGGAATAGTTGTTTTGTTTGCCTGCATCGGGAGACTGATTGGCAGTGGCAATGCATCGGGAGACTGATTGTGTAGTTAGTGGAGGAAATAATATAAAGAACGGGAAACGATAATAATAATCTATCCtggatttgaattttgaaattaCACTACACtactcgtaatttacaagcaaactattcgtctcgtaatttacaagcaaactatacaattagttttttatttcgtctagatttaatactccatgtatatAAGATTTCCGTTCGATGTGATGACATGTGCAGGCACAGACAATCTTGTCCTGTCCTCGGTATGCTGCACTCCACTACCAATCAATCTCCCGATGCAGGCAAATAAAACAACTATTcccttgtttattttttttgggggggctGCCGCCCAGCCAAAGGGCGGCCGGTGCCTGCCGCCCAGCCACCGGGCGGTCTCCTCCCACCAGAGACTTTCTGGTAAGaaaaattaatttttatttacatataggtccctaccgcccggcgaGGGGCGCCCTACAGGCGGGCGGTatggtataaaactgtaaattataaaattaaaaatatatttctgtaaaaaatatttttgaaaaatataaaaattaaaaagccGCGGTTTAGGCAGGGTTCTTTCTCTTCCCCCGTCACTTCTTCCCTTCCCACAGTATCACCGTTgcgggcttgcggcggcgcggcgcggcccccAAACCCGACCGCCGCTGCCCACGATGCTGCCCCGATCGCCGGCGACGGAGAGCCTTCTGCTCCGGTCGCTTCTCCGGCAGCCGCGAGGCTTCAGCTCCTCCGCGGCCGCTgcgccggtggcggcgaagGAAGGGGGCGACGGCAAGCTCGTGGCGTCGGTGCTGTTCGAGCGCCTCCCCGTTGTCATCCCCAAGATCCACCCCGTCGTCTACGCCTTCCAAGAATTCTCGTATGCCAGATCCACTCATATCTGTTTCGCTCCGCCTCATCTGATCTCGCTTCCTTGTGCTGATTTGGTTTTGCGTGGTAATGGTTCGTTTCTCTGCTAGATTTCGGTGGAGGCAGCAGTACAGACGGCAGTACCCCGACGAGGTCCTCGGCAAGGCCGACGCAAGGTTATCTTTTTCTCATCGcgttttatatattttttggcCTTTTTCGCCACCATTTCTGAGTAGCAGATTCTTTGGACAATGGAATGAGTGCAGTTTTGTAGTGCATTGGCATAATAGCTTTAGAATAGCCCAAGAGAAATTGCAAGAAGATGGTGAAAAGGTGTGTAGTGCCCATGCCTTGTGGCAATGTGCAAATATGTCTTTATTAGTATTTAGATTTACATGGTAAACATGGGAAACATAGAAAATATACGAGGCAACTATCTCATCAGGACTTTCGGTATTTACTGATAGTTCTGATCTGTGACTAAATATCAGTGGAGGCTTCCTTTTTGTAATGGTCTATGGCGTGACAAAAAGTGGTAATACAACTTTATCATGTGAACCAGGATTACAAGCCTTGGGGTCATATTGTAACTTACTTCCAGAGTTTGAGTGCATGTTGTGATTGTTTTTTTTCCTCGAatgcgcatcaatatattaagaagaagagaaaggttGGAGAGCCCCCCTAAATGTAACAACTTATCAGGGCCTGTAACCGCCCTTCTTACATACAAGCAACTGCCTTACTCTTAGGAACAAAACTTGACTTGACCAGGAACACAGGACCATGCACCAAAGGGCCTGCAGGCGCTTGGGCGAGGAGAAAAGAAACTCCCGAGCCCCAGCAAAAGACCACTGCAGCAGCTCCTCATTAATGACTGAAACGATACTAGGAAAGCTAGGATTAATTCCATAAAAAACACAGCGATTCCGAAGATTCCAAAGAGACCAAGCTCCTAAAATGATAATGGAGTTCAAGCCCTTCTTTCCTTGACCGGAGACCCTCCTGCTTATATTTGCCCATCAATCTTCAAAATCAAAGGACAGCTCCGCTACTTGAGGAGCAAGGTCCTGCAAGCCGAACCCCTGCAAGATGGTGAATCAGACATGTCGGGGAAAAAACACAGGTGATCAGCAGGTGCTCAAGTGTTTCTTCAGCTTGGTCGCAAAATGGGCAGACGACCGGATGTGGAAGTCCCTTTCTGGCCAGGCGGTCAGCCGTCCAGCATTTGTTGTGGGCAACTGTCCACATAAAGAATTTGCACTTGCCAGGCGACCAGCTTCTCCAAATTCGTTTCCACGGGCTGAAATGAGTGGAACCGATGGAAAAGGCTTCATAAGCTGATTTTGTAGAGTACTGCCCGGTATTGGAAAATTGCCAAATGTGTGTGTCTTCTAAATTCGGCTGCAGCTCCACAGGCTTCATAAGCTGCATGTTGTGAGTTGTCAACTGGCAGTCTTGTTGAACGGAGACTGCAGATGATGTAATGCCATAGACCCGCAGTCATTGAAACTGGAAAGATATGGCTGTTAATGATTCCGAATGGAGCTTAGAATGAATGTCTGTAATGATGCATATTCCATTTCATATGAATTTGTTAATTGGCATGACCTGCATGAGCTTAGCTGAACCCTGCACCAGCAAGTAGTACATGGTGAAAGTATCCTCTGATAGCATATCCAAACTCTTATTTTGTAGGGGTAAGGGTGATTATCAGATTGATTATGTGCCTGCTCCAAGAATCACAGAGGCTGACAAAACAAATGACCGAAAGTAAGTTTTGAACTTGCATTTATGTTTTAGTTTCTATTTTCTAGCATTGGCAGTTGCATCTCGAGACTAGCATGTCTTGTGTTTATTGTATATACATGTTACTTTACAGTTATGCAAACATGTGCTAACTGACACACTCAGGTGTCTTGCATGTTTCTGATTACTATGGTAACTAGCCCAACTGCTTGAATGATTttgcagtgatgctacaatcGTACTTGCTATGCAGTTCAATACATACAATTAGAACATAACTTGTGTTGGTTAGGCAACCACAAAAACCATTAATCCAATATTACCAATACCTGTATTAATTTATGCAATTTTACAATTTGGTCATGATAACGACATGTATCTTCTGCTTTTCCTTTTGGTTAATTATATCTTCTTGGATTCTTGGATTTATCCCATGTTATTCAGGCAGACTCTAGAATGTGGCCCTAAAAGCTATGAATTTGTCCAATTCTTTAACAATCAACGGATGATCTTCTTTGGCTTCTTACAGCGGCAGATAGACTGTGATGATCCTAACTAGCAAAGTTCAAATATGTATCTTCAGTTGTACTTGGTTACTTGCTGATTGTGAGCCGCTCTTTTTTTATTGGATTGTGACCCACTTGTATAGTTTTAAGGATCAATGCGGTTCAGATACAGATGCACAAATCTTTAATTACTTTGTGGTCAAGTAGCCAAGTAAAGATACAACAATACATGTTTGAAGGTTTCTAGCTGCAATCATCAGTTCATCACAATCTGTCTGCAGTGTGCTCCTGTAAGAAACTGAAACCGGAGAGCATCCATATATCTTTCATTGCTAAAGCATTCTTTGGTTCTCGTTGCTTCTCATATAATGACAGTAATAGCTATTTCTCATTTCCAATTTTGTACTCAGTATTATTAAGGGTCTCTTCTTTTCACCCTGCAAGCATTGCATCATAGAATTGCACTGTACGTTGAATCTATATATCATGAAGCCATGCGCTTGCTAGTCTGTCAGCATTGCACTGTACAAGCATGTACTAAACCATTGTTTTATGTAGGTCTTTACAACGAGCTCTTGATAATAAACTTTATCTCCTCCTATATGGCAACACATATGGGGCTCCTGATGGAAAGCCTGTCTGGCATTTTCCAGAAAAAGTATATGAAAATGAAGAAACTATGCGATTGGTATGCAGTTCTAAAAATATATGAATGAAATATCATCAATTCATACTGTAGTCTGATTCCTGTTTCTTTGACTGGTTTGAAGCTGTTGTTTGAAACTGTTTCATTTGTACTTTGATTTATTTCAGTGTGCTGAGTCTGCATTAAAATCTGTTCTTGGGGGACTTGACAATACATACTTCGTTGGCAATGCTCCCATGGCTCATATGGCGGTTGAACAAACGGATTCAAGTGTTTCACCATTCAAGGTGCCTAATCGAAACTTTG
Proteins encoded:
- the LOC120670186 gene encoding 39S ribosomal protein L46, mitochondrial-like, translated to MLPRSPATESLLLRSLLRQPRGFSSSAAAAPVAAKEGGDGKLVASVLFERLPVVIPKIHPVVYAFQEFSFRWRQQYRRQYPDEVLGKADARGKGDYQIDYVPAPRITEADKTNDRKSLQRALDNKLYLLLYGNTYGAPDGKPVWHFPEKVYENEETMRLCAESALKSVLGGLDNTYFVGNAPMAHMAVEQTDSSVSPFKRFFFKSQVVGTTKYHIGKCKDYAWVTKDELLEHFPENKDFFNKMIIHIR